Proteins encoded within one genomic window of Alteribacter populi:
- a CDS encoding two-component system regulatory protein YycI → MDWSRAKTIFIVTFLCLNVFLGFQLIEKRNESNINVQAQVTLQERLEENNIRLAIEEPEQTKMGYHITGKPRDFDEEELQNNINNQDVSVRLDNHILFSSLEEPYPLRPANLSASVDAFLSDNMMFGDEYVFGEYVEEDGEILVYQTYNDQPLNYLESEYAHARLLVNEDMEIESYSQRYLEVTAHTDREQELITPIKAIELLINENQIGTDVVIDDVEIGYYNIHQADIDAPEFFAPMWRIDVNGKDRFVNALDWSIP, encoded by the coding sequence ATGGATTGGAGCAGGGCTAAAACAATCTTTATCGTGACCTTCCTTTGTTTAAATGTCTTTTTAGGTTTTCAACTCATTGAAAAAAGAAATGAGAGTAATATTAATGTTCAAGCTCAAGTGACTCTACAGGAGCGTTTAGAGGAAAACAACATTCGACTTGCTATAGAAGAACCTGAGCAGACGAAAATGGGTTACCATATCACTGGAAAACCGAGAGACTTTGATGAAGAAGAGCTGCAAAATAATATAAATAATCAAGACGTGAGCGTTCGATTGGATAATCATATTCTTTTTTCTTCACTAGAGGAACCATACCCTCTTAGGCCGGCAAATCTTTCTGCTAGTGTAGACGCATTTTTGTCAGATAATATGATGTTTGGTGATGAGTATGTTTTCGGTGAGTATGTGGAAGAGGATGGCGAAATTTTGGTGTACCAGACGTACAACGATCAACCGTTAAACTATTTGGAAAGTGAATATGCCCACGCACGATTGCTAGTGAATGAGGATATGGAAATCGAATCCTACTCCCAGCGATATCTGGAGGTTACAGCTCATACCGACCGAGAACAAGAACTCATTACTCCTATAAAAGCCATCGAATTACTGATTAATGAAAATCAAATCGGTACGGACGTGGTCATTGATGATGTTGAGATCGGTTACTATAATATTCACCAGGCAGACATTGATGCTCCAGAATTTTTCGCACCAATGTGGCGTATAGATGTGAACGGAAAAGACCGTTTCGTGAATGCGCTGGACTGGAGTATCCCATAG
- a CDS encoding YycH family regulatory protein, with product MAIEHFKTALLWVLILTSVGLTYSIWTFQPEFSPLEPQDSIESPEIGEEAGIENLVTPSSIVVHDDDLHYWLEPDEIRFQAQMDALTEIEFQKPRDISISRVPLLNQEDRAVDYTFSAPIPKEVMESMFNFEDDFFPLESVDRIYLSQSNTSSRSEILARFISFEEESIVQADTNLTAGNLAALYEGEQNHLYLAEGISFEEGLFNYAYLPEDPPSMKKLTFNTSPISEQSFIRIFFSDPDFVQTYSRGSREQSYTDGTRFLNVSLSTLGNVFEYNYPVVRDNADENENHIVTTALDYVNAHGGWTESYTMDNWQHTDITETIRYRLLMEQFPVLNGSANQDLYFTKEVARTGTQFERFERPLFKLDSDPLGNDDMVQLEPLDDVLDFLSSSELFDEEDVANIRIGYYMDNTGSLVIFSPSWFVYMNGQWSTFDELVEREEEYLEEDLVPEGGSEDGLEQG from the coding sequence ATGGCCATAGAGCATTTCAAAACTGCATTGTTGTGGGTATTGATTCTCACAAGTGTTGGACTTACTTATTCAATCTGGACGTTTCAGCCTGAATTTAGCCCCTTGGAACCGCAAGATTCGATTGAAAGTCCTGAAATTGGAGAAGAAGCAGGGATCGAAAACTTAGTCACACCTTCAAGTATTGTAGTACATGATGACGATTTGCATTATTGGCTGGAGCCAGATGAGATCCGGTTTCAGGCTCAAATGGATGCATTAACAGAGATTGAATTTCAAAAGCCACGTGATATATCCATTAGTCGCGTCCCGTTACTAAATCAGGAGGACAGAGCAGTCGATTATACGTTTTCTGCTCCTATTCCAAAAGAAGTTATGGAAAGTATGTTTAACTTTGAGGATGATTTTTTTCCTTTAGAGTCGGTAGACCGAATTTACTTGTCACAAAGCAATACATCCTCCCGAAGTGAAATTCTTGCTCGTTTTATTTCATTCGAAGAGGAAAGTATTGTTCAAGCTGATACGAATTTAACAGCGGGTAACTTGGCAGCACTTTATGAGGGAGAACAAAACCATTTATATTTAGCAGAGGGGATTTCTTTTGAAGAGGGGCTTTTTAACTATGCTTATCTCCCCGAAGATCCTCCGTCCATGAAGAAGCTGACGTTTAATACATCACCGATAAGTGAGCAATCATTTATTCGGATTTTCTTTAGTGATCCTGATTTTGTGCAAACCTATTCGAGGGGGAGCAGAGAACAATCGTATACGGATGGAACTCGATTTTTAAATGTTTCACTGAGTACGTTGGGGAATGTCTTTGAATATAACTATCCCGTTGTCCGTGATAATGCCGACGAAAACGAAAATCATATTGTAACTACAGCGTTGGATTATGTGAATGCCCATGGTGGTTGGACAGAATCGTATACAATGGATAACTGGCAGCACACTGATATCACTGAAACGATCCGATACCGGTTGCTTATGGAACAATTTCCTGTTTTAAACGGCTCAGCAAATCAAGATCTCTATTTTACGAAAGAAGTCGCACGTACAGGTACGCAATTTGAGAGATTTGAGCGTCCTCTGTTTAAGCTGGACTCCGATCCATTAGGTAACGATGATATGGTGCAACTAGAACCGTTAGATGACGTATTGGATTTTCTCTCTTCATCTGAATTATTTGATGAAGAGGACGTTGCAAATATCCGAATCGGCTATTATATGGACAATACAGGTTCGCTCGTCATTTTTTCACCGAGCTGGTTTGTTTACATGAACGGGCAATGGTCAACATTTGATGAGTTGGTCGAGCGAGAAGAAGAGTATTTGGAAGAAGATTTAGTACCAGAAGGAGGTTCGGAAGATGGATTGGAGCAGGGCTAA
- a CDS encoding MBL fold metallo-hydrolase: protein MSLRFSVLASGSTGNAIYVETNNQKVLIDAGLSGKKLEECFEKNQLDPSELNALLITHEHSDHIKGAGIFARRYHLPIYANTKTWNAMDHMLGKLSTEQKFHFELEDTKTFGDLDIQSFGVSHDAAEPMFFTFHHEGRKLSLITDTGYVSERMKGIVGDADAYVFESNHDMDMLRMGRYPWSVKRRILSDVGHVSNVDAAHAMADLLDTNDKATNIYLAHLSKDNNMKDLARMTVEQTLEERGYQVGKALKLYDTDPMQPTVLAEV, encoded by the coding sequence ATGAGCTTACGTTTTAGTGTACTTGCAAGTGGCAGTACTGGAAATGCTATCTATGTTGAAACAAACAACCAAAAAGTGCTCATTGATGCTGGATTAAGCGGCAAGAAGCTCGAGGAATGTTTTGAAAAAAATCAGCTCGATCCTTCCGAATTGAACGCTCTCTTAATCACTCATGAGCACAGTGACCATATTAAAGGCGCCGGGATATTTGCCCGGCGCTATCATTTGCCGATTTATGCGAATACAAAGACTTGGAATGCAATGGATCATATGCTCGGAAAGCTTTCAACTGAGCAAAAGTTTCATTTTGAACTAGAAGATACGAAGACGTTTGGAGACCTTGACATTCAATCGTTCGGCGTCTCTCATGACGCAGCTGAACCGATGTTTTTCACGTTTCATCATGAAGGTCGAAAGCTGTCTTTGATTACAGACACCGGGTATGTTAGCGAGCGGATGAAAGGGATTGTCGGCGATGCTGATGCTTACGTATTTGAGTCTAATCATGACATGGATATGCTTAGAATGGGCCGTTATCCGTGGAGTGTAAAACGGCGGATCTTAAGCGATGTCGGTCACGTTTCAAACGTGGACGCAGCTCACGCAATGGCCGATTTGTTAGATACAAACGATAAGGCAACAAATATCTATCTCGCTCATTTAAGTAAAGATAACAATATGAAGGACTTGGCACGCATGACGGTCGAACAAACCCTTGAAGAACGTGGCTATCAAGTAGGTAAAGCATTAAAGCTCTATGACACCGACCCAATGCAGCCAACAGTGTTGGCAGAGGTCTAA